A genome region from Anaerobacillus alkaliphilus includes the following:
- a CDS encoding ABC transporter substrate-binding protein: protein MSVPVGKVYVVDPSPLNWLFVLFHTMEELVRADREGYVTPSLASEFTWINETTLEVKLRKGVTFHNGEVFNADSFVRSFSEEQRWFAPHPPGTWMNLPRETTVDVVDDYTVRFLFPKADGLALVKLRAVHMGNELFWQSLGFGYAREGSGEGRW, encoded by the coding sequence ATGAGCGTACCAGTAGGAAAAGTTTATGTTGTCGATCCTTCTCCTTTAAATTGGCTTTTTGTACTCTTTCATACTATGGAGGAACTAGTAAGAGCTGATCGCGAAGGGTATGTAACACCGTCGTTGGCAAGTGAGTTTACTTGGATCAACGAAACGACATTAGAAGTAAAGCTTCGTAAAGGGGTTACGTTCCATAATGGTGAGGTTTTTAATGCGGATAGCTTTGTAAGAAGTTTTTCTGAGGAACAGCGGTGGTTTGCGCCACATCCGCCTGGAACGTGGATGAACCTTCCACGGGAAACAACTGTAGATGTTGTTGACGATTATACCGTTCGCTTTCTGTTTCCAAAGGCAGATGGATTAGCGCTAGTGAAGTTAAGGGCTGTTCATATGGGGAATGAGTTATTTTGGCAGAGTCTAGGGTTTGGCTATGCGCGAGAAGGTAGTGGGGAAGGTCGTTGGTGA
- a CDS encoding ABC transporter substrate-binding protein, whose product MQKGYSSLENKQAIIKKEPFEATWITVEELRAPMVQLQANKDYWNKPRGPKLSEVIFRNDLSKQEALLLCINTEGQVDIVTMIEPKQAAAVIDSPYANLVQVNTDRVFAGVFNRFQPDVPFNDRRVREAFNMAINQSRVARQGFLGYATPIPSLVPPWSKEMPEDVTPIPYNPSRAKELLREVGWPEDREFVIAVLKMYEDAAKVIAEEIETVLSLKVRVIVIEETEEHKWRKAIAEKRRIPKIDLLLVDVFALFTEGIPAFIHREFFGENGALRLGPELEEFNRLFVAYSSEINDLRKVELAKEIDRFVYKEALGLFLCCPQDLYAVNRHVQFRASRSTFELTETEVTKDHWSRRL is encoded by the coding sequence TTGCAAAAAGGATATTCATCATTAGAAAATAAGCAAGCGATTATTAAGAAAGAGCCGTTTGAGGCAACTTGGATTACTGTTGAAGAGCTTCGTGCTCCGATGGTTCAGTTGCAGGCAAATAAAGATTATTGGAATAAACCAAGAGGGCCAAAACTTTCCGAGGTAATCTTTCGGAATGATCTTAGTAAGCAAGAAGCACTTTTGCTTTGTATAAACACGGAGGGACAAGTCGATATTGTCACAATGATTGAACCGAAACAAGCAGCGGCAGTAATTGATTCGCCGTATGCGAACCTAGTTCAGGTGAATACAGACCGTGTTTTTGCTGGGGTGTTTAACAGATTTCAGCCTGATGTACCGTTTAATGACCGAAGAGTAAGAGAAGCGTTTAACATGGCTATCAATCAATCGAGAGTCGCCCGGCAAGGCTTTCTTGGCTACGCAACACCAATTCCAAGCTTGGTACCACCATGGTCTAAAGAGATGCCAGAAGATGTGACACCAATACCTTACAACCCTAGTCGAGCAAAAGAATTACTTCGTGAAGTGGGCTGGCCTGAAGATCGTGAATTCGTGATCGCTGTGCTAAAAATGTACGAAGATGCAGCGAAAGTGATTGCAGAGGAAATTGAAACGGTTCTTTCATTAAAAGTCAGGGTAATTGTCATTGAGGAAACAGAAGAGCACAAATGGCGCAAAGCAATCGCTGAAAAAAGAAGAATACCTAAGATTGATTTGCTATTAGTTGACGTGTTTGCCTTATTTACAGAAGGAATTCCTGCATTTATTCACCGCGAATTTTTTGGTGAGAATGGAGCATTAAGATTAGGCCCAGAACTAGAAGAGTTTAATAGATTGTTTGTGGCATATAGTAGTGAAATTAATGATCTGAGAAAAGTAGAATTAGCAAAAGAAATTGATCGTTTTGTTTATAAGGAAGCGTTAGGGTTATTTCTATGTTGCCCGCAGGATTTATACGCGGTAAACCGGCACGTTCAATTTCGTGCTTCACGCAGCACATTTGAACTTACCGAAACCGAAGTGACAAAGGACCACTGGTCGAGACGATTATGA
- a CDS encoding MFS transporter — MNSSILKNRSFLSTWLGNGISELGGAFGTFCNSILIYQLTGSTLALGSMWLLYFLPSLVLQLFIGPYIDRWSRKWIMVLSQWTRGVIFIIPLATLLSGNLEVWHIYVVQCVVGLITPLYVPANHALTPTIVAKDQLQTANAYIDGTVRIMTFLSPILAGIVIEYIGVPFTLTLVSSFLIMSGFTLLFIQEQRIKLEVRKTWVADFSEGISFFFTQKIIVWLGVFLAFVQFGVGVTMVTTLPYITEELGGTYADYGYFMAGFPVGYIIGALLVSKIKYKSRRLLMLGSLFIGGITFIALCFNYSIPLAISTEIIGGIVMAIFSIHNTTICQKVVPNHLMGKVFSVRLLIIRGAMPLGVLTGGVLSEMFGVRPLYLLIGLLISLVSLIGICLPYFKFIDEKGSPDKIAS, encoded by the coding sequence ATGAATTCGTCTATATTGAAAAACCGTTCATTTCTTTCAACCTGGTTAGGAAATGGTATATCAGAACTAGGTGGTGCTTTTGGTACTTTTTGTAATTCGATATTAATCTACCAACTTACTGGTTCTACTCTCGCACTAGGGAGTATGTGGCTTTTGTATTTTCTTCCATCATTGGTTCTTCAACTTTTCATTGGCCCTTATATTGACCGGTGGAGTAGAAAGTGGATTATGGTACTCTCACAATGGACAAGGGGTGTCATATTTATCATCCCATTAGCTACATTACTATCAGGCAATTTAGAGGTTTGGCATATTTACGTTGTTCAGTGTGTAGTTGGTTTAATCACTCCATTATATGTACCTGCTAACCATGCCCTTACGCCTACGATAGTAGCAAAGGATCAATTACAGACAGCAAATGCTTATATTGATGGGACCGTACGAATAATGACCTTTTTATCTCCCATACTAGCTGGGATAGTCATTGAATACATTGGGGTTCCATTCACACTTACTCTTGTTAGTTCTTTCCTTATCATGAGTGGTTTTACTTTGCTTTTTATTCAAGAACAGAGAATTAAACTAGAAGTAAGAAAAACATGGGTAGCAGATTTTTCAGAAGGGATATCTTTTTTCTTTACTCAAAAAATTATTGTGTGGTTAGGTGTCTTCTTAGCATTTGTTCAATTTGGAGTAGGTGTGACCATGGTTACAACTCTTCCATACATTACGGAGGAATTGGGAGGGACTTATGCCGATTATGGGTACTTTATGGCGGGCTTTCCGGTTGGATACATAATAGGTGCTTTACTAGTATCAAAAATAAAGTACAAAAGTCGTAGATTACTCATGCTAGGTTCCCTTTTCATCGGAGGCATTACCTTCATTGCACTTTGTTTTAACTATAGTATCCCTTTAGCTATTTCAACAGAAATTATTGGCGGAATAGTCATGGCTATTTTTAGTATCCATAATACAACGATCTGCCAAAAAGTTGTACCAAATCACCTCATGGGAAAAGTGTTTTCAGTCCGTCTGCTTATTATCAGAGGAGCTATGCCACTGGGAGTGCTAACTGGAGGTGTCTTAAGTGAAATGTTTGGTGTGAGACCGCTGTATCTGTTGATTGGTTTATTAATTAGTCTTGTTTCGTTAATAGGAATATGTTTACCTTATTTTAAATTCATTGATGAGAAAGGTAGTCCAGATAAAATTGCTTCCTAG
- a CDS encoding SMP-30/gluconolactonase/LRE family protein: MVRELELVLDIKATLGEGPCWDSKKQLLYWVDILEKRVYIFNPRTNENRCIQLNHYVGAIVPRNSGGAVLALEKGFYFLDTQTETLSLIDEPEKHIVNNRFNDGKCDANGRFWAGTMDKSYHKEQGALYCLNTNLAVKKQLSKVGLSNGLAWSPDNKFFYYIDTLTRKVVCFDFHLSTGEIENPREIIYFPEEEGMPDGMTIDEDGMLWIAHWGGSKVSRWNPKTGEQLTAIEVPALNVTSCTFGGKDLDELYITTARSGLNEDQLKEYPYSGGLFKIKTDVKGVQAYPFKG, encoded by the coding sequence ATTGTGAGAGAATTAGAATTGGTCTTAGATATTAAAGCTACGTTGGGCGAGGGGCCCTGTTGGGATAGTAAAAAACAATTATTATATTGGGTAGATATACTTGAAAAAAGGGTATACATTTTTAACCCAAGAACAAATGAAAATCGCTGCATTCAATTAAATCATTACGTTGGGGCAATCGTACCAAGAAATTCAGGTGGAGCTGTGTTGGCACTAGAAAAAGGTTTTTATTTTTTAGATACTCAGACAGAGACATTGTCACTGATAGATGAGCCTGAGAAGCATATAGTAAATAATCGATTTAATGATGGGAAATGTGATGCGAATGGGCGCTTTTGGGCAGGGACAATGGATAAATCCTATCATAAGGAACAAGGTGCACTTTATTGCTTGAATACGAATTTGGCTGTGAAAAAGCAGTTGAGTAAAGTTGGGTTATCAAATGGATTAGCGTGGTCTCCAGACAATAAGTTTTTTTATTACATAGATACCTTAACTCGAAAGGTAGTTTGTTTTGACTTTCATCTCAGTACAGGTGAAATTGAAAATCCGAGGGAGATTATTTACTTTCCAGAAGAAGAGGGAATGCCTGATGGAATGACGATTGATGAAGATGGAATGCTTTGGATTGCTCATTGGGGTGGCTCCAAGGTATCTAGATGGAACCCTAAAACAGGAGAACAATTAACAGCCATTGAAGTCCCAGCGCTAAATGTAACATCCTGTACATTTGGCGGAAAAGATTTAGATGAATTATATATAACGACTGCAAGATCAGGATTAAATGAAGATCAACTGAAGGAATACCCTTATTCAGGAGGGTTATTCAAGATAAAAACGGATGTAAAAGGGGTTCAGGCTTATCCATTTAAAGGATGA
- a CDS encoding nucleoside triphosphate pyrophosphohydrolase, whose product MPTYNKLVRDLIPSIIENTGKNYHTRTLDTAEYKVELVKKLSEEMNEFLQATNDSEAIEELADMLEVIHALTHIHHSNPNQLEEIRKNKAVQRGGFEKQIFLIDVED is encoded by the coding sequence ATGCCTACATATAACAAACTAGTAAGGGATTTAATTCCTAGCATTATTGAAAATACAGGAAAAAACTATCATACTCGTACATTAGATACGGCTGAATATAAAGTAGAATTGGTAAAAAAACTATCTGAGGAAATGAATGAATTTTTACAAGCGACAAATGACAGTGAGGCTATTGAGGAATTAGCAGATATGCTTGAAGTTATTCATGCCTTAACACATATTCACCACTCCAACCCAAACCAATTAGAAGAAATAAGAAAAAACAAAGCAGTACAACGTGGCGGATTTGAAAAACAAATATTTTTGATAGATGTAGAGGACTAA
- a CDS encoding MDR family MFS transporter, with amino-acid sequence MEKLDKRQKVFIMIAVMSVLLFSALNMTIVGTSLPKIVSAIGGLDYYEWVFTIYMLTSSITAILVGKLSDIYGRKVFLLSGIIIFSLGSLLSGFSSDIVQLITFRGIQGFGGGMLMSVSFATVGDLFSPRERGRWQGALGGVFGLASLLGPTLGGIIVDNFQWSWVFWVFLPFGIVAFLLIAKLYPQQATLKDEKIDYLGSLILTIVIITLLLGFSWGESWGETKYAWSSPEIIGLFSVSALSLALFLYVETKVKSPVLPLHLFKNSVFTISNAVAFLLGMGMFSVIMYIPFHVQGVAGHSATVSGLVEMAMTISLVISSAIAGFLITKTGKHKKIALIGLIVMAFGLYLITYLTIESTLLHVIFMLGVTGLGIGITFPVFNLTVQNAVKHKYLGVATATAQLFRELGGTIGVAFMGAILSKRMSDKLSEMDLPNGSPVPTAGESGLDFTSIQDPQILMNADALSEIRKEMPEGMVGMFDSIIKALREALSYSLSGVFMFAMIAVVLTVLLTIFLKELPLRTSNQEEDEHEGKATE; translated from the coding sequence GTGGAGAAGTTAGATAAACGACAAAAAGTGTTTATCATGATTGCTGTCATGTCAGTGTTATTGTTCTCTGCCCTTAACATGACCATTGTGGGAACGTCACTACCGAAAATCGTATCAGCGATTGGTGGGCTTGATTATTATGAGTGGGTCTTCACGATCTACATGCTTACGTCCAGTATTACCGCCATTTTGGTAGGAAAGCTATCTGATATATATGGCAGGAAAGTGTTTTTATTATCTGGGATCATTATCTTTAGCTTAGGTTCCTTATTGAGTGGATTTTCATCAGACATCGTTCAGCTTATTACATTCCGAGGAATTCAAGGATTTGGCGGAGGAATGCTGATGAGCGTTTCATTTGCAACTGTAGGTGACTTATTTTCTCCAAGAGAGCGCGGGCGTTGGCAAGGTGCCTTAGGTGGGGTTTTCGGCTTGGCAAGCTTGCTAGGTCCAACCTTAGGCGGAATAATCGTAGATAACTTCCAGTGGTCATGGGTGTTCTGGGTATTCCTTCCGTTTGGGATCGTAGCTTTCCTCTTAATTGCAAAGCTTTACCCACAGCAAGCCACTCTTAAGGACGAGAAAATAGATTATCTAGGCTCACTTATTTTAACAATAGTGATTATAACATTGCTATTAGGTTTTTCTTGGGGAGAATCTTGGGGAGAAACCAAATATGCCTGGTCTTCACCTGAAATAATCGGTTTGTTCTCTGTTTCAGCCTTGTCTTTAGCTTTATTTCTTTATGTAGAGACGAAGGTGAAGAGCCCAGTGCTTCCCCTACATTTGTTTAAAAATAGTGTGTTTACAATTTCAAATGCCGTTGCCTTTCTTTTAGGAATGGGAATGTTTAGCGTCATTATGTATATTCCGTTCCATGTACAAGGGGTAGCAGGTCACTCTGCAACTGTATCAGGTTTAGTTGAAATGGCAATGACCATCTCCTTGGTTATTTCAAGTGCTATCGCTGGATTCCTGATTACTAAAACAGGAAAGCATAAAAAAATTGCACTAATTGGCTTAATAGTAATGGCATTTGGTCTTTACTTAATTACGTATCTAACGATAGAATCTACGTTGCTCCACGTGATTTTTATGCTAGGTGTCACAGGTCTTGGAATTGGTATTACGTTCCCAGTCTTTAACTTAACTGTTCAAAATGCAGTGAAACATAAATACTTAGGTGTTGCCACTGCAACGGCACAATTATTCCGTGAACTTGGCGGGACCATTGGAGTAGCATTTATGGGAGCAATATTGAGTAAGCGCATGAGCGATAAACTAAGTGAAATGGATTTACCAAATGGCAGCCCAGTTCCGACAGCAGGGGAGTCAGGGTTGGATTTTACTAGTATACAGGATCCTCAAATTTTAATGAACGCTGATGCATTAAGTGAAATTCGTAAGGAAATGCCTGAAGGAATGGTTGGCATGTTCGATTCTATTATTAAAGCGTTGCGAGAAGCATTGAGCTATTCTTTATCCGGTGTATTCATGTTTGCTATGATTGCTGTAGTTTTAACCGTCTTGTTAACTATTTTTCTTAAAGAACTCCCACTTCGTACTTCAAATCAGGAAGAAGATGAACACGAAGGAAAAGCAACAGAATAA
- a CDS encoding VOC family protein: MWKKIECVAIYTDDLENSVAFYQSLGLTKAWETYQDEGKQWKFVGMRFPDGDSELVLKNNPNLNFAETEIVVEDVRETYEILKANPEVEWIRPPFPNALGGHVAVMQAPDKNVFVLVGK; this comes from the coding sequence ATGTGGAAAAAAATCGAGTGCGTCGCAATCTATACCGATGATCTGGAAAATTCGGTAGCATTCTACCAGTCGTTAGGTCTAACTAAAGCTTGGGAAACGTACCAAGATGAGGGCAAGCAATGGAAGTTCGTAGGTATGAGGTTTCCTGACGGAGACTCAGAATTAGTCTTGAAGAATAACCCGAATTTGAACTTTGCTGAAACCGAAATTGTTGTTGAAGATGTCAGGGAAACCTATGAGATTCTAAAAGCTAATCCTGAAGTTGAGTGGATCCGCCCACCATTCCCGAATGCCTTAGGTGGTCATGTAGCGGTTATGCAAGCACCAGATAAGAATGTTTTTGTTCTGGTAGGAAAATAG
- a CDS encoding NUDIX domain-containing protein, which yields MKPTLRAEAIIWDKAKRLVLVQCDRDESFYRLPGGSVEFLETAAEAIKRELVEEYNISSTVEKLAIVNESIVEVDGEQIHQCTLIHWCTITDGDKVYIHNEDPNIILVWRTIEQLQQTPTYPEGIVDVFTSDTTHISHLVVRKKYQ from the coding sequence ATGAAACCGACATTGCGAGCGGAGGCAATCATTTGGGATAAAGCGAAGAGGCTAGTTCTTGTTCAATGTGATAGAGATGAAAGCTTCTATCGACTTCCGGGTGGGAGTGTTGAATTTTTAGAAACAGCTGCTGAGGCGATTAAGAGGGAGCTGGTAGAAGAGTACAACATCAGTTCAACAGTAGAAAAACTAGCGATTGTTAACGAGAGCATTGTTGAGGTAGACGGTGAACAGATTCATCAATGCACGCTCATTCACTGGTGTACAATCACAGACGGGGACAAAGTCTACATTCATAATGAAGATCCAAATATAATACTTGTTTGGCGTACCATTGAGCAATTACAACAGACGCCTACCTATCCAGAAGGAATTGTTGATGTGTTTACTTCTGACACTACTCATATTTCGCATCTTGTTGTTAGGAAAAAATATCAATAA
- a CDS encoding SDR family oxidoreductase, giving the protein MYPVYDYWGKERKCEDVPLAFPPQHQDHHPGFEYKMVPRPLSENPHYIGSRKLQDKVAIITGGDSGIGRAVAYAFAKEGADIVVSYLNEHEDATETKQRVEQLGRRCLLVPGDLQDETMSHTVVQEAIRHFGKIDILVNNHAVQYVQHSILDITAEQLDLTFRTNIYAFFFMTKAALPYLQRGSTIINTTSVTAFEGYKEMIDYSASKGAILTFTKSLALSLADQGIRVNGVAPGPIWTPLIPSSFSAEDVKTFGVDTTPLKRPGQPFEVATNFVFLASSDSSYMTGQTLHPNGGIMV; this is encoded by the coding sequence ATGTATCCTGTTTATGATTACTGGGGAAAAGAAAGAAAGTGTGAAGATGTACCACTTGCTTTTCCACCTCAACATCAAGACCACCATCCAGGCTTTGAATATAAGATGGTCCCTAGGCCTCTTTCCGAAAATCCTCATTACATCGGTAGTAGAAAGTTACAAGACAAAGTAGCCATTATTACTGGCGGAGATAGCGGGATTGGCCGTGCAGTTGCCTATGCGTTTGCAAAAGAAGGCGCAGACATTGTTGTTTCGTACCTTAATGAACATGAGGATGCCACAGAAACAAAGCAACGGGTCGAACAACTTGGAAGAAGATGTCTACTTGTACCTGGTGACTTGCAAGATGAAACAATGTCACATACAGTAGTTCAAGAAGCAATTCGTCACTTTGGCAAAATTGATATTCTCGTTAACAACCACGCAGTTCAGTATGTTCAACATAGTATTTTAGATATTACTGCCGAGCAGTTAGATCTAACTTTTCGTACCAACATTTATGCTTTTTTCTTTATGACGAAAGCTGCACTACCATACTTACAAAGGGGGAGCACAATCATTAACACAACTTCAGTTACCGCATTTGAGGGATACAAAGAAATGATCGATTATTCCGCTAGCAAAGGCGCAATCCTTACATTTACCAAATCACTCGCACTTTCTCTAGCCGATCAAGGTATCCGTGTCAACGGTGTGGCCCCTGGCCCTATTTGGACACCTCTAATCCCATCTTCCTTTTCCGCAGAAGATGTAAAAACTTTTGGCGTCGATACTACACCTCTCAAGCGTCCTGGTCAGCCGTTTGAAGTTGCTACAAACTTTGTCTTCCTAGCTTCTTCTGATTCAAGCTATATGACCGGTCAAACACTTCATCCTAACGGTGGAATAATGGTTTGA